From Enoplosus armatus isolate fEnoArm2 chromosome 23, fEnoArm2.hap1, whole genome shotgun sequence:
AACACCAGTTCATGATTTGTGTTAACCTGAAACCAATCTGAAAGAATCATATATCTATATGACAAGCGTATATATGTCTATAATGGACAATGTGTAGTGAATGGCAGGTATTAAACTGGCTTAAgaatcacaaacacatactttTCTAATCATGTATTTGACatgctttattttctgttaaagcgctgaaatgtttttacaaatgaCCTCTGAGACAGCCCAGCGAAGTGCCCTCAGTTTGTCCAGGGCCCAGTCTTTAGCCACAGGTCCGTCAGGGAAGCTGATCCGGTACCGGGTAAAAAGAGTCTCCGCTGCATGCAGCTGGGAACTGGCCCGTCGTGCCACTCCTTTCAGAACATTTCTGGAGGCGTAAAACCCCGTCCATGCCTGGTACGGCTCTaggaaataaaatacatcagcCACAGGAGATGAAATCAGCaagaaaagtgtgtttattttatgttttaagatACAGATTCTCACCAGTGGAATATGGTAGAAAATCTTCACTCCCACGGAGCTCCCAGACAAGATCTGATTGGTAGATGGCCTGGAAGTATTCACTAAGAGTGGCATACTGGACTGTCACCCCAAACTCATTGCTGTTCTGGTTGATGTACTTCATCAGAGGATCCATGTTGCTGAACTGGACAGATGAGTTGTAGAACTGTTTGTCACAGCCCTGAAACACGAAGATAGTGCAGGGGATGTTAGTTACATGTTCATCTACTAATTAGGTGCACAAAGGACCAAGGGTATGTTGAAGAAAAACTATTCCAATGAAAACTGATGCTTTACGTTGAATAAAAGGATCACAAGTTTCTATTTACTCACCCATGGCCAGAGCACATGGTTCGTCCTAAACCATGCAGCCCTCTGCTTGATGTTCTCCACCATAGTCTTGGCGTAGGCATGCACTGTTTCTTTGCTGACAGGCAGGCTCATGTTGGGGTAGACTCCATTTTTAGGGGGGTCGGGGAACAAGGCAACTCCATTCCAATAGAAACCAGAGCTGAGACGTTAGAACATTtccttttaatgaaaaatcTGCAGTTTGTCAATTCAATAATGCTAATTTTATAAATATGGATACAGAATTATGGTAAAAGTAATGCTGATtcagaaatacagaatattttgtATACAGAAATAGGGAGCATTACATGATAAATAAAGAGTCTTAACATGGACTACCTGTTGGAGAATGGCAGGTATGATGGGGTGCAATAGCTAAATTGGTCCATAGTGTGAGTGAAgatctgctgcttctcttttaGAGAGGGAGAACCTCTCCATACAAACTGTAGTTTCTGTaccaaaaaaatacataaacaacatGCGGTTGTTTCGTACCATTTTAAGGTTGTGAATTTTGAAATAGTACCGCCTTCACTGATGGCAGTAGTATTTGGACTGAGGCATCAACTAATACCTTGTTATTCTGCATAGTGTCTTTGAGGTCATAGTCAATGCGGGAGATGAGGTGGGCGTTGAACCCAGCCAGGGCAAAGAGGACCGGTGTGGTGGCAGAGGCTCCAAATGGATCCACGTGCCAGGAAAACTGAGGACGCACCCCGAACGTCTCATAGAGAAAACCGTGTCCCTCTGaagcagcacacagagacacacagagtgagacaaaacaaaggttACTACatatctcttctctctcaaacTGACGTTTACAGGGACAGGAAATGTGTTGGACTACCTGTCATTTGTAATATCTCATCATCTAGATCTGTTACAGCTTCGTCGTGCATCACTTGGCCCCCAATGATGAACTCAAGTCGACCCTCCTTTACAAGCTGTCGTACCTAGAGAGCCAAACAAGCCATAGCATGGTCATTACTTCTTGTGAAGATCAGTCAACTTGTCATGGGAAGAACTACTCAGCCTTTAAAATCAGGGAGAAAAATCAGGatatctgcctctgctgcattcattttgacCACTCTTAAAGTATCCCTTTAGGAGAATTTGGGTGATTTATCAAGACTATCTTGCATTATTTCATGTCAGTACTGTATATTGACCTATCATATGTCCTTACTTGTCTCTTATGGGAGTCTGTGGCCACAGTATCCCACCAAAGTCGGAAAAACTCTTGCTCCACAGCGATGAACCTGCGGTCTCCAGCCTTTGACAGCTCCTCAGTCACAGTGGTGTACACATTGGCTGCATAGGCGTGCATACTCTCCTATGGAAaatacacactcatatacattctgttaaataaaaaaacattcatccaTATTATATGGATAACAGTGGTTTGGTGAAAGCAAACAGCATGGTGTACACTATATGCTTGTCAGGTGTAACCCCTTGTTAAGAATATGGTGACAGAAACCTACCTGAATAGTGTAAACCCAGCCAACATCCATGTGACTGTGAGGGATGACAAATGTTTGAATTGGCTTGTTTTCGCCTGTCACTCCATACGAGTAacagcaacaaagaaaaaacacaaaaacggCTAAAAATCTCATCTTTTAAGCCCGTGATAGAAGAGAAGCCTTTAATAACTTCACCCAGACTTCCTTATTATTGTTGTCCTGCAGCATGTGACTCTGACGACTACGGAAGCCCAGAGAAACCAAACTAGCTTGACACCTCTTTTCTTAACGCGTTGGTTTTGTTGACCTTTACACCGGAAACAATTATTGTAAACCCTGTGTACATTTGGAGGTGAGATTGTCACTTCTGatgtaacattaaaatgtcaaaaaataagaaaatagcATTGGTATTTGGAGGCTTTGTAACCGCTGTTGCCGCGGCGTTTTACCCCATATTTTTCTACCCACTCATGCATAACACTGAGTACAGTAAGTAGCTAATAGCTTTCCTAAAAACTCAATCAGACAGTTTTCAATGTCTAGTTTAATGTCATTCCGTAAATTGCTGCGTATAAAGATTTAAGGATTGTGCTAATTCTCTCCAGTTACAGCTAAGCCAGGTGTTGCTTTACTTGGCGAAAAATAAACTAAAGCTATAGCTAGTAGTTTTATCCAGCTTGCTAGCTTTCTAGCTAGCTAAGAGGATGTTTAGAGTTCGTACAAGTTTAAGTTAGCTAACCTCTGTTTTATGGCACTTTCACACTCTTAATTTCACTTAATGAAATGGGGGTTTATTTTCCAAAACCATTTAACGAAAGCTCTTCAGAGCAGcgaagggggaaaaaacagacgTGAACATGAAGTTACATGAACTGTTTAGCCTGCTAAATGTGGCCAACGTTAAACGTGTTGTCCACCTAGACTTGCAAGCAAGCAATAGGAGTTTCTAACAGGACACCCAGAGGTTTTACTTTGTACGTTTCCAATACCATACACATGTAGGTAAGACAAAGATAGAGTGATGCCAGGACAATTATTAGCTAAATAGTTGTGGTTTCAATATATGTCTTGTACAGTCCTTGTTGTCTGGCCAGCATAGATGGAAAGCTGTAGTCAGGACATACAGGAGATTGTGGATAAAAGTCTTCCAGTGTTACTGACAAGAGAGAACTATAAAGCTGCAATGTGAAAA
This genomic window contains:
- the smim20 gene encoding small integral membrane protein 20, translating into MSKNKKIALVFGGFVTAVAAAFYPIFFYPLMHNTEYREVQKMNRAGVNQADVQPVGVKVWSDPFKPAGK